In Aquimarina spinulae, a single window of DNA contains:
- the rsfS gene encoding ribosome silencing factor translates to MTKKEIGNDQLITQILKGIEEVKGKDINILDLRDIENTVCNYFVICNGTSNTQVNAIVSSIQKTVSKELKDKPWHIEGSENAEWVLIDYVNVVVHVFQKHIREFYDIEGLWGDAKTTVIETNY, encoded by the coding sequence ATGACTAAAAAAGAAATCGGTAACGATCAATTAATTACTCAAATATTAAAAGGTATTGAAGAAGTAAAAGGTAAAGATATTAATATTTTAGATCTCAGAGATATCGAAAATACAGTATGTAACTACTTTGTAATCTGCAACGGAACTTCTAATACGCAAGTAAATGCAATTGTAAGCTCTATCCAAAAAACGGTAAGTAAAGAACTCAAAGACAAACCTTGGCATATAGAAGGTAGTGAAAATGCAGAATGGGTATTAATTGATTATGTTAATGTTGTTGTGCACGTTTTTCAAAAACACATCAGAGAATTCTATGACATAGAAGGACTTTGGGGAGATGCAAAAACTACAGTTATCGAAACAAATTATTAA
- a CDS encoding orotate phosphoribosyltransferase produces the protein MNLESPTVTVNKTAEDVFEFLTKVENFEQLMPESKQKFEKISDSRFLFQLKGMPELVLDQKESTSPSQVVLGAASDKLPFTLTADIVDSGDGKSTAKLTFDGQFNAMMSMMIKNPIQNFINTLIENIGKL, from the coding sequence ATGAACTTAGAAAGCCCTACTGTTACTGTAAATAAAACAGCAGAAGATGTATTCGAATTTTTGACTAAGGTTGAAAACTTTGAACAACTTATGCCAGAAAGCAAGCAAAAATTTGAAAAAATAAGTGATTCCAGATTTCTTTTCCAATTAAAAGGAATGCCAGAATTAGTATTAGATCAAAAAGAAAGTACGAGCCCAAGTCAGGTTGTTCTTGGAGCTGCGAGTGACAAGCTTCCTTTTACATTAACTGCTGACATTGTTGATTCTGGAGATGGAAAAAGCACAGCAAAACTTACTTTTGATGGTCAGTTTAATGCTATGATGTCGATGATGATTAAAAATCCCATCCAGAATTTTATCAATACCCTAATAGAAAATATCGGTAAACTGTAA
- a CDS encoding acyl-CoA-binding protein, whose translation MTEEELNIAFDDAYKRACNTKIQLPPDVMLHFYAYYKRATHTEGFFTPSGDSELRNAFKLNAFFQAKNLTPKQAKEKYIELVNEHITD comes from the coding sequence ATGACCGAAGAAGAATTAAATATCGCCTTCGATGACGCATATAAGCGCGCCTGCAATACTAAAATACAATTGCCACCCGATGTTATGCTTCATTTCTATGCATATTACAAAAGAGCAACGCATACTGAAGGCTTTTTTACCCCATCAGGAGATAGCGAACTTAGAAATGCATTTAAGCTAAATGCATTTTTTCAGGCAAAAAACCTTACTCCAAAACAAGCCAAAGAAAAATATATAGAATTGGTAAATGAACATATAACCGATTAA
- a CDS encoding LUD domain-containing protein, producing the protein MSLFRRIFSSKSKSDQKSKERHLDDRSKYMPEIDLPIDESFMINFKRNGGKFLYCDDENEVSDSFDKILLENDWYEKDVCCFDIALEHKFSGFNLNYVKSFSASFFFATCEYLIADNGSILVSSNQLREKKLTELPDNFVILAATSQLVKSIGEGLKGIKNKNKNSIPSNITTIKDFEPQKEKDFLSYGNSSKNLYLLLLEDL; encoded by the coding sequence ATGAGTCTATTTAGAAGAATATTTTCCTCAAAATCTAAATCAGACCAAAAGAGTAAAGAACGTCACTTAGATGATCGCAGTAAATATATGCCAGAAATCGATCTACCGATTGATGAAAGCTTTATGATAAATTTTAAAAGAAACGGTGGTAAGTTTCTTTATTGTGATGATGAAAATGAAGTCTCTGATTCTTTTGATAAGATTCTTTTGGAAAATGATTGGTACGAGAAAGACGTATGCTGTTTTGATATTGCTTTAGAACATAAATTCTCTGGTTTCAATCTAAATTATGTCAAAAGCTTTTCTGCCTCTTTCTTTTTTGCTACTTGTGAATATTTAATTGCAGATAACGGATCTATATTAGTATCTTCAAACCAACTTAGAGAGAAAAAACTTACCGAGCTTCCTGATAATTTTGTAATCTTAGCAGCTACCAGTCAACTAGTTAAGAGCATTGGTGAGGGATTAAAAGGTATAAAAAATAAAAATAAAAATTCTATTCCTTCTAACATTACTACAATCAAAGATTTTGAACCGCAAAAAGAAAAGGATTTCTTAAGCTATGGAAATAGTTCAAAAAATTTATATTTGCTGCTGCTGGAAGATTTATAA
- the ftsH gene encoding ATP-dependent zinc metalloprotease FtsH, producing the protein MAKENKKTEPNKKPKFSAYWIYAIIIIGFLVLNFMGGSGLGSAPTTSPSEFQEFLSNGEVEKVVIVNRRNAKVFLTGEAKSLDKHQKNKNKSLLPASPNDPDYQFEFGDLQNFENKIATIKKENGLSTQVNYDTESNVWGEIFITLLPFALIIGVWIFIMRRMSGGSGGGAGGQIFNIGKSKAKLFDQNTEVKVSFENVAGLEGAKEEVQEIVDFLKNPEKYTSLGGKIPKGALLVGPPGTGKTLLAKAVAGEAKVPFFSLSGSDFVEMFVGVGASRVRDLFKQAKEKSPAIIFIDEIDAVGRARGKSNFSGSNDERENTLNQLLTEMDGFGTNTNVIVIAATNRADVLDKALLRAGRFDRQIYVDLPDIRERKEIFDVHLKPLKKVENELDTEFMAKQTPGFSGADIANVCNEAALIAARKGNKAVGKQDFLDAVDRIVGGLEKKNKIITPDEKRAIAFHEAGHATVSWMLEHAAPLVKVTIVPRGQSLGAAWYLPEERLIVRPNQMLDEMCAALGGRAAEKVIFNEISTGALSDLEKVTKQARAMVTVYGLNEKVGNLTYYDSSGQSEYNFTKPYSEQTSELIDKEISNIIEEQYQRAIKLLEKNKDKLTELAEVLLEKEVIFKDNLEKIFGERPFGKKEEEIIKEPS; encoded by the coding sequence ATGGCGAAAGAAAATAAAAAAACAGAACCGAATAAAAAACCAAAGTTTAGTGCATATTGGATTTATGCAATTATTATCATTGGTTTTTTAGTATTGAATTTTATGGGTGGAAGTGGACTAGGATCTGCTCCCACTACTTCTCCTTCTGAATTCCAGGAGTTTTTAAGTAACGGAGAAGTAGAAAAAGTAGTGATTGTAAATCGCCGAAATGCTAAGGTCTTTCTTACCGGTGAAGCTAAATCATTAGATAAGCATCAAAAAAACAAGAACAAATCTCTATTACCGGCAAGTCCAAATGATCCTGATTATCAATTTGAATTTGGTGACTTACAGAATTTTGAAAACAAAATTGCCACAATAAAAAAAGAGAACGGATTATCAACCCAGGTAAATTATGATACCGAAAGTAATGTATGGGGAGAAATTTTTATCACTCTTTTACCATTTGCACTTATAATCGGAGTATGGATATTCATCATGCGAAGAATGAGTGGTGGTTCTGGTGGTGGTGCCGGAGGACAAATATTTAATATCGGAAAATCTAAGGCTAAGCTTTTTGATCAAAATACCGAAGTTAAAGTTTCTTTTGAAAATGTAGCTGGATTAGAAGGTGCCAAAGAAGAAGTACAAGAAATTGTAGATTTTCTAAAAAATCCAGAAAAATACACCTCTTTAGGAGGTAAAATTCCTAAAGGAGCTTTACTAGTAGGACCTCCGGGAACCGGTAAAACGTTATTAGCAAAAGCAGTAGCTGGTGAAGCAAAAGTGCCATTCTTTTCTCTATCTGGATCAGATTTTGTAGAAATGTTTGTGGGTGTTGGAGCTTCTCGTGTTCGGGATTTGTTTAAACAAGCAAAAGAGAAATCCCCTGCTATTATTTTTATTGATGAAATTGATGCTGTGGGTAGAGCCAGGGGTAAAAGTAATTTTTCGGGATCTAATGATGAAAGAGAAAATACGTTAAACCAGCTACTTACAGAAATGGATGGTTTTGGTACAAATACCAATGTAATTGTTATAGCAGCTACCAACCGTGCAGATGTACTTGATAAAGCATTATTACGTGCCGGTCGTTTTGATCGCCAGATATATGTAGATCTTCCGGATATTCGTGAGCGTAAAGAAATATTTGATGTTCATTTAAAGCCATTAAAGAAAGTTGAAAATGAACTTGACACCGAATTTATGGCAAAACAAACTCCAGGATTCTCTGGTGCTGATATTGCAAATGTATGTAACGAAGCTGCTTTGATTGCTGCAAGAAAAGGTAATAAAGCAGTTGGAAAACAAGATTTTCTTGACGCTGTAGATAGAATTGTTGGAGGATTAGAGAAAAAGAATAAAATTATTACCCCTGATGAAAAACGAGCTATCGCTTTTCACGAAGCAGGTCACGCAACTGTAAGCTGGATGTTAGAACATGCTGCTCCACTAGTAAAAGTTACTATTGTACCCAGAGGACAATCTCTAGGTGCTGCTTGGTATTTACCAGAGGAGAGGCTAATTGTACGACCAAATCAAATGCTTGATGAAATGTGTGCCGCATTAGGAGGTCGTGCTGCAGAAAAAGTTATATTTAATGAAATCTCTACAGGTGCTCTAAGTGACTTAGAAAAAGTAACTAAGCAAGCAAGAGCTATGGTTACAGTATATGGATTAAATGAGAAAGTAGGAAATCTTACCTACTATGATTCTTCGGGACAAAGTGAATATAATTTCACAAAACCATATAGCGAACAAACAAGTGAGCTTATTGATAAAGAAATTTCAAATATAATTGAAGAGCAGTATCAACGTGCAATTAAATTATTAGAAAAGAATAAAGACAAACTAACAGAATTAGCAGAGGTCTTATTAGAAAAAGAAGTGATTTTTAAAGATAACTTAGAGAAAATTTTTGGCGAAAGACCATTCGGTAAAAAAGAAGAAGAAATCATTAAAGAACCCTCTTAA
- the pyrE gene encoding orotate phosphoribosyltransferase, translating into MIFDKDTAKKTAELLLQINAIKLNPQEPFTWASGWKSPIYCDNRITLSYPEIRNFLSKHLAEFIEKEYGKPDVIAGVATGAIGIGILVAEQLDLPFIYVRPEAKKHGRKNQIEGIVPTHKNVVVVEDLISTGKSSLNAVKALKEADANVKGMVAIFNYGFDIAVQNFKEAALSLHTLSNYENLLEQAVDTEYITKEQQQTLQSWKTNPAEWNI; encoded by the coding sequence ATGATTTTTGATAAAGATACAGCAAAAAAAACTGCTGAACTACTACTGCAAATTAATGCAATTAAATTAAACCCACAAGAACCATTTACTTGGGCATCTGGATGGAAATCTCCTATCTATTGTGATAATCGAATTACACTTTCTTATCCAGAAATTCGAAATTTCCTAAGTAAGCATCTTGCTGAGTTTATAGAAAAAGAATATGGTAAACCCGATGTAATTGCGGGAGTTGCTACTGGTGCTATTGGTATAGGAATTCTCGTTGCAGAACAATTAGATCTTCCTTTTATTTATGTACGCCCCGAAGCAAAGAAGCACGGTAGAAAAAACCAAATCGAAGGTATCGTCCCAACCCATAAAAATGTTGTGGTTGTCGAAGATTTAATTAGCACAGGGAAAAGTAGTCTTAATGCTGTAAAAGCACTAAAAGAAGCTGATGCTAATGTAAAAGGAATGGTAGCTATATTTAACTATGGCTTTGATATTGCAGTACAGAATTTTAAAGAAGCGGCATTGTCTTTGCACACGTTAAGTAATTATGAGAATCTTTTGGAACAGGCAGTTGATACTGAATATATTACAAAAGAACAACAACAAACATTACAAAGCTGGAAAACAAATCCTGCCGAGTGGAACATATAA
- a CDS encoding biotin--[acetyl-CoA-carboxylase] ligase, whose product MHIIKVDAIDSTNTFLRDLNREKHFIAPVCVIARKQLSGKGQMGTVWQSNPGENLTCSVFMPIEGLPLTDQFYVSIATSLAVYDTLNRLVVPKLSIKWPNDILSDKQKLCGILIENVVKNGSMIGAIIGIGININQIDFDNLPQAGSLKQVLGQNLDIEEVLQSLLVQLEKRFSALCVSNFVHLKKEYETVLFRKNKPSTFLDVEGESFVGIIKTITNEGKLQVLIEDEIISDFDLKEIKLLY is encoded by the coding sequence ATGCATATAATCAAAGTTGATGCCATTGACTCGACAAATACTTTTCTAAGAGACTTGAATCGTGAAAAGCATTTTATAGCTCCAGTTTGCGTAATAGCAAGAAAGCAACTGTCGGGTAAGGGACAAATGGGTACTGTTTGGCAAAGTAACCCAGGCGAAAACCTCACATGTAGTGTGTTTATGCCTATTGAGGGGTTACCGTTAACAGACCAGTTTTATGTTTCTATAGCTACATCATTAGCTGTTTATGACACTTTAAATCGTCTTGTAGTACCTAAATTATCTATAAAATGGCCTAACGACATTCTGTCAGATAAACAGAAATTGTGTGGTATTTTGATAGAAAATGTGGTAAAGAATGGCAGTATGATTGGAGCTATTATTGGGATTGGGATTAATATTAATCAAATAGACTTCGATAACTTACCTCAAGCAGGATCTTTAAAACAAGTTTTAGGCCAGAATTTAGATATCGAAGAAGTTTTACAATCTTTATTAGTCCAGTTAGAAAAACGATTTTCTGCATTGTGTGTTTCTAATTTTGTACATCTTAAAAAAGAATATGAGACAGTACTTTTTAGAAAAAACAAACCCTCTACGTTTTTAGATGTAGAGGGCGAATCTTTTGTTGGGATTATCAAAACTATTACCAACGAAGGTAAGCTTCAAGTTTTAATAGAAGACGAAATTATCTCGGATTTTGATCTCAAAGAGATTAAACTATTGTACTAA
- a CDS encoding NUDIX hydrolase → MYKVFVNNTPIILSTKKSIEDYEMIPIKEASFPVIIRDILDKEAIHEEAKYHLYHKKEDKLIEHLYSKLPVVVAGGGKVYNEDKEILFIRRNGKWDLPKGKVEKKEDMETAAMREVEEETGVSGLEITKFLYRSYHIFKRNGEFRLKVTYWFEMKTNYEGELVPQKNEGITKVRWKNTKKAKKALQDSYSNIKLLFSHDYLS, encoded by the coding sequence ATGTATAAAGTTTTTGTGAATAATACCCCTATTATTCTATCTACAAAAAAGTCGATTGAGGATTATGAAATGATCCCGATAAAAGAAGCTAGCTTTCCGGTAATTATAAGAGATATTCTTGATAAGGAAGCAATACATGAAGAAGCAAAATATCATCTCTACCATAAAAAAGAAGATAAGCTAATAGAGCATTTATATTCGAAGTTACCAGTAGTTGTTGCGGGAGGAGGAAAGGTGTATAATGAGGATAAAGAAATCTTGTTTATTCGCCGTAATGGGAAATGGGATCTGCCAAAGGGTAAGGTTGAAAAAAAGGAAGATATGGAAACCGCTGCGATGAGAGAAGTAGAGGAAGAAACAGGGGTTTCGGGATTAGAGATTACCAAATTCTTGTACCGAAGCTATCATATTTTTAAAAGAAATGGAGAGTTTAGGCTAAAAGTTACGTACTGGTTTGAGATGAAAACCAACTATGAAGGAGAATTAGTGCCACAAAAAAATGAAGGGATTACTAAGGTAAGGTGGAAAAATACTAAAAAAGCTAAAAAAGCTTTGCAGGATTCTTATTCGAATATTAAGCTATTATTTTCGCATGATTATTTGTCATAA
- a CDS encoding phosphatidylserine decarboxylase family protein: protein MFHKEGYKIISVALVLFLGINLASYVAIQIDEWQIAIFSVTLVFLILILQFFRNPKRHTTVNDSTVVAPVDGKVVVIEEVFEKEHFKDNRLQVSIFMSPVNVHVTRHPINGEVIFSKYHPGKYLVAWHPKASEENERTTVVVKNNSIEVLYRQIAGALAKRIVNYAKEGEKVVQGSDSGFIKFGSRVDVYLPIGTDVSVTLNQKVKGGESVIANL, encoded by the coding sequence ATGTTTCATAAAGAAGGATATAAAATAATATCGGTAGCACTTGTATTATTTCTAGGCATTAATTTGGCCTCATACGTAGCGATTCAGATCGATGAATGGCAAATCGCTATATTTTCGGTTACATTAGTATTTCTGATTTTAATTTTGCAGTTTTTCAGAAATCCTAAAAGACATACAACAGTAAATGATAGCACTGTAGTTGCACCTGTTGATGGAAAAGTAGTAGTTATCGAAGAAGTATTCGAAAAAGAGCATTTTAAAGATAATCGTTTACAGGTTTCAATTTTTATGTCCCCGGTAAATGTTCATGTAACACGCCATCCAATAAACGGTGAAGTTATTTTTAGCAAATATCACCCTGGTAAATACCTTGTAGCCTGGCACCCTAAAGCTTCTGAAGAAAATGAAAGAACTACCGTTGTCGTAAAAAACAATAGTATAGAAGTACTTTATCGACAAATAGCAGGAGCCCTTGCAAAAAGAATTGTAAATTATGCTAAAGAAGGAGAAAAGGTGGTTCAAGGCTCTGATAGTGGTTTTATTAAGTTTGGATCAAGAGTAGATGTATATTTACCTATAGGAACCGATGTAAGTGTTACTTTAAATCAAAAAGTAAAAGGAGGAGAAAGTGTTATTGCTAATCTATAA
- a CDS encoding phosphatidate cytidylyltransferase, whose protein sequence is MKELLTRSLSGLLYVSILLLSICINRYTFIGIFLVFGVIAIYEFQKLIYLRNKRLYVIFITLLAVLNIFQDKLYFYLILPVLTLTIITELFLVKDLVTIRIIPMFEKRKYHTSIFYLITSIVFLTLVPYYTGEYQPFIIAGAFLITWVNDTFAYLVGKNFGKHKLLERISPKKTIEGFIGGFVFSLLAGYLIAIFTNTLSIGIWLIISIIMSIFGTLGDLIQSKFKRQAGVKDSGTIMPGHGGIYDRLDSVIFASPFLYAFLQILKHVS, encoded by the coding sequence ATGAAGGAACTGCTTACAAGATCTTTATCGGGGCTTTTATATGTCTCTATTTTACTACTATCTATATGTATCAATAGATATACCTTTATTGGAATCTTTTTGGTTTTTGGGGTAATCGCTATATATGAATTTCAAAAATTAATTTATCTTAGAAATAAAAGATTGTATGTAATATTCATTACCCTCTTAGCAGTGTTAAACATATTTCAGGATAAGCTCTATTTTTATCTTATTCTCCCTGTTTTGACCCTTACCATTATTACAGAATTGTTTTTGGTAAAAGATTTAGTTACGATTCGTATTATCCCAATGTTCGAGAAACGAAAATATCATACCAGTATTTTTTATCTAATCACATCTATTGTGTTTCTAACTCTTGTACCGTATTATACAGGAGAGTATCAACCTTTCATTATTGCGGGAGCATTTTTAATCACCTGGGTCAATGACACTTTTGCTTATTTGGTTGGTAAAAATTTTGGAAAACATAAATTATTAGAACGAATATCTCCAAAAAAGACTATAGAAGGGTTTATCGGAGGGTTTGTTTTCTCATTATTAGCAGGATATTTAATCGCCATATTTACCAATACTTTATCAATAGGCATTTGGTTGATTATAAGCATAATTATGAGTATTTTTGGGACTCTGGGAGACTTAATCCAATCTAAGTTCAAAAGACAGGCTGGAGTTAAAGACAGCGGCACTATAATGCCAGGTCATGGCGGCATATATGACAGATTAGATAGTGTTATATTTGCCAGCCCATTTTTATATGCATTTTTACAAATATTAAAGCATGTTTCATAA